In Boudabousia tangfeifanii, the DNA window CACCCTTAGCAAATACAGTTAACTTGCATAAGCAGTTAACTTAAAGGCTAGGCCTCATCTGGGGCAAAAGTTGCTAATAAGGCCTCGGTTAAGTCAGGGAACATATCCGAACCTTGTGCGACTGAATCGGGATTATCCAGTTTTCGCGAACGCAAAGCGCACCAAGTCTTTCCCGTGCGGGTCGCGCCAGCAACCAAACGGAACTCTTCACGATCTGGGTGGTTTGCGTAAAACTCTAAAGCTGCTTGCGGATCTTCGGGAGCTTCAGCTTCGGCCTGCGGAGGAACACTAACGCGCTCGAGGCAAACGGCCATGCCGGCCACCTGTTCGGGCCAAGCAAGTTGGGCCAAAGTTTCTTCCAAGTCAGCCAAATTCAAATCAGGTTGAGCGACTGCGGTCAAATGTTCGCTATTAGCGGCCACCTGGGTCTCAAGCTGTTCGCGCAGGTTTGGCAGCAGCTCCTCGCCCTCGGCCAACAAATCCTTACTTGGAACCAGCGCATAGGCGGTAGCTGGCAGATCCCAGCCATTTTTCGCAGCTTCAAGTTCAATCTCTAAAACGACCTGTGCCAACGCAACATGTTGGGGGTCGACTCCTAACGATGCAATATCCATAGGGTCATTTTCCCACGTCTGGACTAGATGACCAGTAGGCAAGGCGCTTAAAATCTGTCACAATTGCAGTTCCTAGCAATTAAAGAGAGGTAAACGTGACAAATATTCCCTGGTTCGATGGTGGACCCACCCCAGATCCTGAATCGCAAGGCGGTTCTGGGCGACCTCCACGTACACCGCGCCAACAAGTTCCATTCTCCGCAGACGATATGGTAAAGGGTCTGAAGAACCCCTTTACTTTGTTGCTCATTGTGGTGGGCCTTTTTGCCGCGTTCGTCTATGCCATGTCCTCGGTTTGGACCAAAGTACTCTGGTTCAACCAGCTAGATTACGCCTCGGTCTTCTGGACTCAAGTAATCGCCATGGGTGGGCTTTTCCTGCTCGGTCTAGCCTTACAAGCCGGCAGCCTTTGGGCTTACATGCACTTTTCCTACCAGGCAATGGTGAAGAAAGGTGCCAAGCTCAACTCTGATCTTGGCGGCTACAAAAACCTAATCGAGGGACGTCCCGCATTAATCTTCATCGGGGTACCAATTTTGCTTGGTTTAAGCACTGGTACCTCGTTTATGTCGCAATGGCGAGATGTGCTCTTGTGGTGGAATCAAGCAAGCTTTGGGGAAACTGACCCAATCTTTGGACACGATATCGCTTTCTTTGTCTTCACCCTCCCGGTGCTAAATCTCTTTATCAGCTACCTCTTACAGTTCCTCGTCCTCGGCCTGATCGTAGGCGTGATTATTCACTACCTTTACGGTGGAATTGTGCTTTTCCCCAAGCCGCGCGTACAAAAAGTCACTCGCGTGCAGGTGGGACTAACCGCGGGGGCAATCGCCCTCGTCTATGGCGCCAAAATGTGGGTAGAACGTTACTCCTTGCTGGCGCAAAAGAATAACAACGCACTTGGGGTAGACGGCGCACTTTATCGCGAAATTAACGCGCAGCTACCAGTCCAAACTATTCTGGCTATTACTTGTGTGATTGTTGCGGTCATGTTCGTGATTGCTGCTTTTAAGGGTACTTGGAAACTTCCTACGGCTGCATTGGTGGTACTGATCGCCTCTCAGCTAGTGGTGGGTGGAATTTACCCCTCGTTGATCCAGCAATTTAAGGTTGTGCCAAACGCGCAAGCCTTGGAATCGCCCTATATTCAACACAATATCGATGCCACTTTAAAGGCCTACGGCATGGAGAAAATCGACTACACGACCTCCAATGCCACCACCACAGCTACTGCCGGGCAGTTGCGTCACGACTCCGAGTCAACCACT includes these proteins:
- a CDS encoding PPA1309 family protein gives rise to the protein MDIASLGVDPQHVALAQVVLEIELEAAKNGWDLPATAYALVPSKDLLAEGEELLPNLREQLETQVAANSEHLTAVAQPDLNLADLEETLAQLAWPEQVAGMAVCLERVSVPPQAEAEAPEDPQAALEFYANHPDREEFRLVAGATRTGKTWCALRSRKLDNPDSVAQGSDMFPDLTEALLATFAPDEA